DNA sequence from the Peptoniphilus sp. GNH genome:
TTAGGCATATCTTGCATTACTAATATGGCGGCTGGTATATTGGACAAACCTCTTGCCCACGAAGATGTGGTTGAGGTATCGAATATAGTAAAGGACAAGTTTGCGAATCTTGTCTCAAGTATAGTTAGGAGTATCTAATATGAATATGTATGACATAATTGAGAAGAAAAAACTCAATCTGCCTCTTGATGACGATGAGATAAAATATGTAATAGATGGGTATACCAAGGGGGATATACCAGATTATCAAGTGTCAGCCCTTTTGATGGCTATATATTTTAATAAAATGAATTTTGACGAAACTCTATGCCTAACAGATTGCATGCTACATTCTGGAGATGTAACTGATCTTAGCGGTATAAAAAAGGTTAAGCTTGATAAGCACTCCACAGGTGGAGTAGGAGATAAAGTCTCTTTAATTTTAGGCCCTGTTGTCGCTTCTTGTGGGGCTTGTTTTGCTAAAATGTCTGGTAGAGGTCTGGGACACACTGGAGGGACTTTAGATAAGCTAGAATCAATTCCAGGATTTCGTGTAGAAATAAGTCCAGATGAATTTGAAAAAATATCAAACGAAGTAGGACTTTCAATTTGTGGACAAACTGGAAATATCACACCGGCAGATAAGAAACTTTATGCACTTAGGGATGCGACAGCGACTGTGGACAATGTTTCTCTAATAAGCTCAAGTATAATGAGTAAAAAAATAGCTGTTGATTCAGACTGCCTCCTTTTAGATGTAAAAGTCGGCTCTGGTGCTTTTATGAAAAATGTAGCCAAGGCAGAGGAATTGGCAAGACTCATGGTAAAAATCGGCAATGCATTTAAAAGACCAACTAAGGCTCTTGTAACAAACATGGATAAACCTCTGGGCAAGGCTATAGGAAATTCTTTAGAAGTTATAGAAGCTGTAAATACATTAAAGGGAAATGGACCAGAGGATATCCACACCTTAGTCATCACAATAGCTGGAAAGCTCCTTCATATGGCACATCTTGTAAAGTCTGAAGAAGATGGTATAAAAATGGCAGAAGAGTCAATAAAGAATGGAAAAGCCTTCGAAAAGCTTAAAGAATTTGTGAAAGCTCAATCTGGAGATGTAAGCTATATTGAAGACACTTCAAAATTTGAATTGTCAACGCCATATCCTTTATATGCAGAAAAGTCGGGTTATATAGAAAAAATGGATGCCCTATCTTTTGGAGAAGTAGCAAGAAATTTAGGAGCCGGCAGAGAAAGAATGGATAGTGTCCTAGATATGGGAGCTGGAATTTTATTAGAAAAAACTGTGGGTGAATGGGTGAATAAGGGTGAAAAAATTCTAACCATCTATACAAAAAAAGATACTTATAAATCAGAATTAGAATTTTTAAGCAAAAATATATTAATATCAGATCATCCTGTTAAAGTTTCTCTCATATATGAGGAGATTGATTAGTGAAAAATCTAATCAGTGTAGAAACTCTATCCTACGTGGTAGGACTTTTATTAGCTATAATCCCCCATGAGATTGGGCATGCTCTTGTTGCATACCTTATGGGGGATTCTACGGCTAAAGAAAGTGGAAGATTTTCTTTAAACCCTTTTAGACACTTGGATCCATTGGGGATCATTTCTCTATTATTATTCAGATTTGGCTGGGCAAAGCCTGTGCCAATCGATCCTAGAAGATTCAAAAAAAAGAAATTAGGAATGGTTCTAGTATCACTTGCGGGTATTTTTGTAAATTTTATAATTCTTCTGATTTCTGGGGCTATGTATGTTTACGCTAATATAAATGATTTTTCAATTATTTCTATGTTTAGCTTAGATATAATGAGATTTAATGCTACATTGGCGATATTTAATCTAATACCCTTGCCACCCCTGGATGGCTCTAAGCTGCTTGCTACATTTTTGCCAGACAAAATTGAATTTTTATTCTACAAATATGAAAGAATTCTTTATGTATTTTTAATATTTGTTATTTTTTCTGGCTATATTAATAATATTATGCTTCCCTTAGTTTCTAATATGTTGAACCTTTCACTAAAATTTGGAGTTATGATTAATGGATTATAGTGTAAATTTACCAGTTTATGAAGGTCCTATGGATCTTTTGCTTGACTTAATTAAAGAAAATGAAATTGATATTTATGATATCCCGATAGCCCAAATAAGTGATGAGTTTTTGAATTATATTGAAAGAGCTAAAACAATAAATATGGATCTCACTGCGGATTTTATAATTATGGCTTCAAAATTACTTGAAATTAAGTCTAAAATGATGCTTCCTAAAAAAGAGAAAGAGGTCATTTCTGAAGATGAAGAAGACCCTAGAGATGAGTTGGTTCAAAAAATATTAGAGTATCAGAAGTTTAAAGAAATCGGAAGTTTTTTTGAAAATAGAGCCTTAATTGAAAACAGGTCAATAATCAAAGAACCAATGGATTTCGACGACTTGCCTGAGCTTGAATTTTTCATGGATTTTGAAATAGATAAATTGAGTAAGACCTTTAATCTTTTGCTAAAAAAAGCTAAGATTAGAGAAGCGACAGAAAAAGTAGTGATAGAATCTGATAAGTTTTCCATAAGTGATGCTATGAAAGATTTGAGCCTAAAGTTAAAAGAAAATAATAATATGAGTTTTTACAAGTGGATAGGAAGCGATTATTCGGTTGAAAAACTAGTGACATATTTTCTTGCGGTTTTAGAATTGATAAAAAATGGAGAAATTCTTGTAAGACAGGGCAATTTATTTGAAGATATAGAAATAAGGAGCAGACTTGGATAAAAAAGCAATTGTTGAATCAATCTTATTTGCAAGCGGAGATCCGGTTGATATAAAAGATTTGTGTAAATTATTAGATTTAAATAAAAAAGAGCTTCAAAATATAGTTGAGGACTTGGAGAAAAGATATTTTGATTCTGGCCTAAGGCTTAAAGTAATCGCAGATAAGTTACAACTAACAACAAATCCAGATACATTTGAATATATAAAGGAATTTATAACTATAGAAAAAGCTAAAAAGTTGTCGGCAGCCGCTATTGAGGTGCTATCAATAATTGCCTACAAGCAACCTGTTACGAAAGTTGAAATAGATAAAATTAGAGGCGTAAATTCCGACGCAATAATAAAAAGGCTCCTCCTTTTAGACTTGATAGTCGAAGCAGGAAACTTGGATAAAATAGGAAAACCCATAATATATGAAACAAGCGAGGAGTTTTTATTTAAGTTTGGCTTGAAAAGCATTGATCAGTTGCCAAGTCTTGATGAAGACGAACAATTGACCAATTTAAATTTTTTGGAGGAAAAATGAGATTACAAAAATATATGGCAAGTAGTGGCGTTGCATCTAGGAGAAGCTGTGAATCTATAATTAATGAGTCTAGGGTTAAAGTAAATGGCAAGATAGTAAATGTAATGGGCTATAAAGTAGATCCAGAAAGAGATGTCGTGCAAGTTGATGATAAGGTAATAAAGCTAAACTTAAATTATGAGTATTATATCCTAAATAAACCCATAGGAGTGGTTTGCACCGCTAAAGATGAAAAAAATAGACCCACAGTTGTCGATATGATAGAAAGCAAAAAAAGACTATATCCTGTTGGACGATTGGACATTGATTCTACCGGTTTAGTTTTGCTGACAAATGATGGAGAATTGACTAATAAAATCCTACATCCCAGAAATAAGATAAAAAAAACATATATAGCAACTGTGGAGGGAAAGCCGAGCAAAGAAGGTTTAGAAAAGCTTAGAAATGGAATATTTCTTGACGGAGCAAAGACCTCTCCTGCTAAAGTTGATATATTGAAGGTATATGAAACTGATAGCATAGTAAAAATAACAATTACAGAAGGTAGAAATCATCAGGTTAAAAATATGTTTTTGAAAATTGGAAATCCTGTAAAAAAACTCAAGAGAATATCTATTGGAGAAATAGAACTTGGTGGACTTGAACAGGGTTATTATAGGCCATTGGAAAAAGAAGAATTGGATTACTTGAGGTCTATAAGATGATTTATGACAAGACTATTAATTTGGTTCAACTTTTCATGAGTCAGGCGTTAAAAAAAGGCGATATAGCGTGTGATATGACTTGCGGAAACGGACACGATAGCTTAAAAATTTTAGAAGTTATTGGTAAAGAAGGACATCTCTATGCCTTTGATATTCAAAAGAATGCCCTCAAAAACACGAAAGAGCTTTTAAGTAAAATAGATGAAAGTAACTACTCTTTAATAGAGGATTCAAATGAAAATGCCAAAGCATATGTATATGGACATATTGATTTTGCCATATATAATTTAGGGTACTTGCCAGGGGCTGACAAGACTGTAAAGACAGAATCTAAAGCCACTATAAGAAGTTTAAAAAACTTATTACCTTTAATGAGTCATGGAGGAAATATCATAATAACAGCTTATAAGGCACATGATGGTGGTATGGAAGAGTATAAGGCTCTTTGCGATTTTGTTAAGAATTTGAATCAAAAAGAATTTGGAGTTATAAATATAAATTTTCCAAATCAAATTAATTTTCCTCCAGAAATCTTTATAATAGGTGTTAAATGAAAACAGGTATTATTGGCGGTGGAGCCAGCGGTATGATGGCCGCTTTTTTTTCGGCAAAGAATTCAGATACGACATTGTTTGAGAAAAATGAAAAATTAGGTAAAAAAATCTACATAACTGGAAAGGGCAGATGCAATGTATGCAATGATTGCAGCTGCGAGGAATTTTTAGAAAATGTAGTTACAAACTCGAAGTTCTTGTATTCTGCCATCTATTCTTTTACTCCAAAAGATACTATGAAATTTTTTGAAGATTTAGGCTTACATTTAAAAACAGAAAGAGGTAATAGAGTTTTTCCTATGTCTGATAAATCTTCAGATGTAATAAATACATTAAGCAAGGCGATTATCAAAAGTGGTGTTGATCTAAAATTAGAAGAAGAGGTAATAAGTATAGAAAAACATGAAAAGTTTCATGTAAAAACAAGTAAAAACAACTATATTTTTGACAAAATAATAATTGCAACAGGAGGTCTTACCTATTCAACCACAGGATCAAGCGGTGACGGATATGATTTTGCAAATAGATTTGGTCACGATATTAAAAAAATTAAACCTGCACTTGTGCCTTTAACTTTAGATGAAGATTTTTTAAAACAAGTTGTAGGATTGAGCCTATACAATGTTAGATTGACCTCTTATAAAAAAAACAAGAAGTATAAAAGCTTTTTTGGTGACTTGATGTTCACGCCATATGGCATATCAGGACCGATTTCTTTAACTATGTCTTCTTATATCAATAAATTAAATACAAAAGAAATTTCCCTATATTTAGATTTAAAACCAGCCTTAGATATTGAAAAATTAGACAAGAGATTTGTAAGAGAGTTTGAAACAAATCAAAATAAAAATCTTTCGAATGTAATGGAGAACTTGCTTCCAAAATCGTTAGTATTTGGGTTTTTGTCAAAAACAAATCTTAAAGGAGATGAAAAATGCCATTCCATAAATGCTGCTCAAAGAAGAGAACTTGTGGAAAAATTAAAAAAATTTCCTTTGAATTACAAGGGTACTTTTTCTCTTGATCTTGGTATTATTACTAATGGCGGGGTAAATGTTAAGGAAATCGACCCATCTACAATGCAATCCAAACTCATAAAAAATTTGTATTTTGCGGGAGAAGTTATAGATGTAGATGCACTAACTGGAGGCTTTAATTTACAAATAGCTTTTTCGACGGCATACTTAGCGGGAAATAGTGTAAAATAATTGTTATACTTATTTTTTTCTGATATAATTAGTTAGGTTTGGTAGGAGCTAGGATAAAAGAATATTTTTGAATCACTGACCAAATCAGTGATTTTTTTATTATGGGGTAAAAATGGTTTTTTCTGTTGCTATAGATGGCAAAGCAGGCGTTGGTAAGTCTACCGTAGCTAGACTTGTCGCCAAAAAATTAAATATAACTTATGTAAACACTGGCTCTATGTACAGAGCAATAGGATTGAAATTGCTTTTGAATAATGTAGACATAGATCAAATTGAAGATATAGATTCTTTTTTGAAATCTACTAAAATAAAACTAGTGGATGATGAAATTTTTTTGGATGGAGAAAATGTAACTGAAAAGATTAGAGATGAAAAAGTCGGGAATTTTACATCTAAAATATCACAAAATAAAAAGATAAGAGAGTATCTGGTTTATCTACAACAAGAAATTGCCAAGCATCAATCCATAGTAATGGAAGGAAGAGACATAGGCTCAGTAGTGTTGAAAAATTCTAAAAATAAATTCTATCTTACTGCTTCTGCCCACAACAGAGCTTTGCGAAGATATGACGAATTAAAATTAAAGGGCCTTGATGTAAATTTAAATAAACTGATAGACGATATGGCTAAAAGAGATTATGATGACACGCATAGAAAGAATTCACCCTTAGTTAAAGCGGATGATGCCTTTGAAATAGCAACAGATGCTCTAAATCCAGATGAAGTTGCTAAGCTTATAGTATCGAGGGTGATTAAATGAGTCTTTTTTATAAAATTGCAAGATTTTTAGTATTTATCTATCTTAAAATATTTTTTAGGCTCGAGGGAATTGGATTTGAAAAAATTGACTATGATAAAAAACTTATAATATCTGGAAATCATCACACAATTTACGATCCACTTATAATATCTTCCCTTATAAAAAAACAGGTTTTTTGGATGGGGAAGAAGGAACTGTGGGATTGTTCTAGAGTATTAGGATTCTTCTTAAGTTCTTTTGGTGCTTTTCCTGTAGACAGAGATGGAAATGATATAGGAGCTATAAAAAAAGCTATAAAATATATAAGAAACAATAAAATCTTGGGAATATTTCCTGAGGGGACGAGAACTGATTTTATGGATCTTGATCTTGCAAAAAATGGAGCTGTTTTGATGGCTACAAGAACTGCTGCCACAATAGTACCCGTCTACATAGATAGAAGGGGCAAAATTTTTAAAAAAATAAAAGTTTATGTAAGAGATCCGATTGATTATAAGGGGCTTGGCAAATTAGAAGAGAATGATTTGACAAGACTTACTAGAGATTTGATGTTAAGTATTTATGATAAAAAAAGAGATTATATTAGCTGATTATGCTGGCTTTTGTGGCGGTGTCAAAAGGGCCGTCAAACTTGCCTTTGATAACAGCGATTCAGAGAAAAAAACCTATTGCTTAGGGGAACTTGTCCACAATCCTTTTGTAGTTGAGGATTTGATAAAAAGAAATGTTGAAATAATTTCAGATTATGACAATATAAAACTTTCAAAAGTTATTTTGAGATCACATGGTGTTCACAAAAAAATCAAAAGACTGCTTGAGGACAGAGAAAATGAAGTAGTAGACACTACTTGCAAGTATGTTCAAAAAATTTATAAGCTTGTTGAAGAGCACAAGAATCAAGGTTATCAGATTGTAATTATAGGATCGTCTGTGCATCCTGAAGTCATAGGTATCAATTCTTATGCTGATGATGAGGCCATAATAGTGGACAATGAAGATGATATTAAAAAAATTAATATAAATAAAAAAACTATTGTTGTGTCACAGACTACAAATATCGAAGAAAAATTTGAAAAATTAACAAATATTATAAAAAAGATTTCAAAAGATGAAGTTTTAGTCTATAATACAATATGTAGTGCTACATCTTTGCGTCAAGATGCGGCGATGGAACTTTCAAAAAAAGTAGACGCAATGATTGTTTTAGGTGGAAACAATTCATCTAATACAAAAAAACTTTATGAGGTTTGTAAAAAGTATTGTAAAAATACATTTTTTGCGAGCTCAATAAAGGAATTAAATATTAATTTATTTAATAAATTTAATAAAATTGGAATTACCGCCGGTGCATCCACTCCGGATA
Encoded proteins:
- a CDS encoding site-2 protease family protein, translated to MKNLISVETLSYVVGLLLAIIPHEIGHALVAYLMGDSTAKESGRFSLNPFRHLDPLGIISLLLFRFGWAKPVPIDPRRFKKKKLGMVLVSLAGIFVNFIILLISGAMYVYANINDFSIISMFSLDIMRFNATLAIFNLIPLPPLDGSKLLATFLPDKIEFLFYKYERILYVFLIFVIFSGYINNIMLPLVSNMLNLSLKFGVMINGL
- the scpB gene encoding SMC-Scp complex subunit ScpB, with amino-acid sequence MDKKAIVESILFASGDPVDIKDLCKLLDLNKKELQNIVEDLEKRYFDSGLRLKVIADKLQLTTNPDTFEYIKEFITIEKAKKLSAAAIEVLSIIAYKQPVTKVEIDKIRGVNSDAIIKRLLLLDLIVEAGNLDKIGKPIIYETSEEFLFKFGLKSIDQLPSLDEDEQLTNLNFLEEK
- a CDS encoding NAD(P)/FAD-dependent oxidoreductase, yielding MKTGIIGGGASGMMAAFFSAKNSDTTLFEKNEKLGKKIYITGKGRCNVCNDCSCEEFLENVVTNSKFLYSAIYSFTPKDTMKFFEDLGLHLKTERGNRVFPMSDKSSDVINTLSKAIIKSGVDLKLEEEVISIEKHEKFHVKTSKNNYIFDKIIIATGGLTYSTTGSSGDGYDFANRFGHDIKKIKPALVPLTLDEDFLKQVVGLSLYNVRLTSYKKNKKYKSFFGDLMFTPYGISGPISLTMSSYINKLNTKEISLYLDLKPALDIEKLDKRFVREFETNQNKNLSNVMENLLPKSLVFGFLSKTNLKGDEKCHSINAAQRRELVEKLKKFPLNYKGTFSLDLGIITNGGVNVKEIDPSTMQSKLIKNLYFAGEVIDVDALTGGFNLQIAFSTAYLAGNSVK
- a CDS encoding segregation/condensation protein A; the encoded protein is MDYSVNLPVYEGPMDLLLDLIKENEIDIYDIPIAQISDEFLNYIERAKTINMDLTADFIIMASKLLEIKSKMMLPKKEKEVISEDEEDPRDELVQKILEYQKFKEIGSFFENRALIENRSIIKEPMDFDDLPELEFFMDFEIDKLSKTFNLLLKKAKIREATEKVVIESDKFSISDAMKDLSLKLKENNNMSFYKWIGSDYSVEKLVTYFLAVLELIKNGEILVRQGNLFEDIEIRSRLG
- a CDS encoding class I SAM-dependent methyltransferase, with translation MIYDKTINLVQLFMSQALKKGDIACDMTCGNGHDSLKILEVIGKEGHLYAFDIQKNALKNTKELLSKIDESNYSLIEDSNENAKAYVYGHIDFAIYNLGYLPGADKTVKTESKATIRSLKNLLPLMSHGGNIIITAYKAHDGGMEEYKALCDFVKNLNQKEFGVININFPNQINFPPEIFIIGVK
- a CDS encoding thymidine phosphorylase, with the protein product MNMYDIIEKKKLNLPLDDDEIKYVIDGYTKGDIPDYQVSALLMAIYFNKMNFDETLCLTDCMLHSGDVTDLSGIKKVKLDKHSTGGVGDKVSLILGPVVASCGACFAKMSGRGLGHTGGTLDKLESIPGFRVEISPDEFEKISNEVGLSICGQTGNITPADKKLYALRDATATVDNVSLISSSIMSKKIAVDSDCLLLDVKVGSGAFMKNVAKAEELARLMVKIGNAFKRPTKALVTNMDKPLGKAIGNSLEVIEAVNTLKGNGPEDIHTLVITIAGKLLHMAHLVKSEEDGIKMAEESIKNGKAFEKLKEFVKAQSGDVSYIEDTSKFELSTPYPLYAEKSGYIEKMDALSFGEVARNLGAGRERMDSVLDMGAGILLEKTVGEWVNKGEKILTIYTKKDTYKSELEFLSKNILISDHPVKVSLIYEEID
- a CDS encoding 1-acyl-sn-glycerol-3-phosphate acyltransferase gives rise to the protein MSLFYKIARFLVFIYLKIFFRLEGIGFEKIDYDKKLIISGNHHTIYDPLIISSLIKKQVFWMGKKELWDCSRVLGFFLSSFGAFPVDRDGNDIGAIKKAIKYIRNNKILGIFPEGTRTDFMDLDLAKNGAVLMATRTAATIVPVYIDRRGKIFKKIKVYVRDPIDYKGLGKLEENDLTRLTRDLMLSIYDKKRDYIS
- the cmk gene encoding (d)CMP kinase, whose amino-acid sequence is MVFSVAIDGKAGVGKSTVARLVAKKLNITYVNTGSMYRAIGLKLLLNNVDIDQIEDIDSFLKSTKIKLVDDEIFLDGENVTEKIRDEKVGNFTSKISQNKKIREYLVYLQQEIAKHQSIVMEGRDIGSVVLKNSKNKFYLTASAHNRALRRYDELKLKGLDVNLNKLIDDMAKRDYDDTHRKNSPLVKADDAFEIATDALNPDEVAKLIVSRVIK
- a CDS encoding rRNA pseudouridine synthase, encoding MRLQKYMASSGVASRRSCESIINESRVKVNGKIVNVMGYKVDPERDVVQVDDKVIKLNLNYEYYILNKPIGVVCTAKDEKNRPTVVDMIESKKRLYPVGRLDIDSTGLVLLTNDGELTNKILHPRNKIKKTYIATVEGKPSKEGLEKLRNGIFLDGAKTSPAKVDILKVYETDSIVKITITEGRNHQVKNMFLKIGNPVKKLKRISIGEIELGGLEQGYYRPLEKEELDYLRSIR